In Gammaproteobacteria bacterium, one DNA window encodes the following:
- a CDS encoding penicillin-binding protein activator, whose translation MPNAHRLPALLLAATLCACGSLPARAPVAPPARPSPATPDWLAEAEAALDAGDPLAADRALSRVDPSRLPSEQAIRFQIAQARSLLLEDQPQLAEQALPEPWAIGNRSLAANVESVRADTQARLGLTVTAVSTLVRREALLDTRVQLDQNRDHIWSLLMQAPLDPSIEPQLANADRITRGWIDLARIIRRSAGAPRPNVLADWRVQYPNHPAELARAQQGPTQAWQSTQWQSSGGPLNRVAVLLPLSGRYAAPANAVREGLFTAWLQSGLPRSSIDVFDTGDSDSSFEQAYREAMYSGADFIIGPLQKEYVARLAGSGSSVPVLALNYLDANQYTSGPLYQFGLAPEDEARQAAEQAVSQNQSRAIALVPEGDWGDRVYAAFAERLSQLGGHVAHVRRYSTGQSDFSEQIQDLLALRESQDRHNALRGIIGYSAEFETRPRSDVDFAFVAATPTQARSIRSQFRYFHASELPIYATSIAYDGKRDPSNDLSGLRFCDMPWMLDRSGPWHALRAQIQPSLSPALSSQTRLLALGYDAYKLAEALQAGQLFAGRSIDGASGSLSLDNGNKVSRHLQCAIIQNGGLRMLPTPSAAQPSSTTWP comes from the coding sequence ATGCCCAACGCACACCGACTCCCGGCTCTGTTGCTGGCCGCCACGCTTTGCGCCTGCGGCAGTCTCCCTGCGCGCGCGCCGGTCGCGCCCCCGGCGCGGCCCAGTCCGGCGACGCCCGATTGGCTGGCCGAAGCGGAGGCTGCGCTCGATGCCGGCGATCCCTTGGCCGCCGATCGCGCGCTGTCGCGCGTCGACCCTTCGCGCCTGCCGAGCGAACAGGCGATTCGCTTCCAGATCGCTCAGGCGCGCTCGCTGTTGCTGGAAGATCAGCCACAGCTGGCCGAGCAGGCGCTGCCGGAACCCTGGGCGATCGGCAATCGCAGCCTCGCGGCGAATGTGGAATCAGTGCGTGCCGACACCCAGGCGCGCCTGGGCCTGACGGTCACCGCCGTCAGCACGCTGGTGCGGCGCGAGGCCCTGCTGGACACGCGCGTACAACTCGACCAGAACCGCGATCACATCTGGAGCCTGCTGATGCAGGCACCGCTCGATCCGTCGATTGAACCGCAACTCGCCAACGCCGACCGCATCACACGCGGCTGGATCGATCTGGCGCGCATCATCCGGCGCTCGGCCGGTGCGCCACGTCCCAATGTACTGGCCGATTGGCGCGTGCAGTACCCGAACCATCCGGCCGAACTGGCGCGCGCGCAACAGGGACCGACCCAGGCCTGGCAATCCACGCAGTGGCAGAGCAGCGGCGGTCCGCTCAATCGCGTGGCCGTACTGCTGCCCTTGAGTGGACGCTACGCGGCGCCCGCCAACGCGGTTCGGGAGGGCTTGTTCACGGCCTGGCTGCAGTCCGGTTTGCCGCGATCGTCCATCGACGTTTTTGACACCGGCGACAGCGACAGCAGCTTCGAGCAGGCCTATCGCGAGGCGATGTACAGCGGTGCGGACTTCATCATCGGTCCCCTGCAGAAGGAATACGTCGCGCGGCTCGCCGGTTCAGGCAGTTCAGTACCGGTGCTGGCGCTGAACTACCTCGACGCCAATCAATACACATCCGGACCGCTCTACCAGTTCGGCCTGGCGCCCGAGGACGAGGCCCGCCAGGCCGCAGAACAGGCGGTGTCCCAGAACCAGTCGCGCGCGATCGCGCTGGTGCCGGAAGGAGACTGGGGCGACCGCGTCTATGCGGCATTCGCCGAACGTCTGTCCCAGCTCGGTGGCCATGTCGCGCATGTTCGCCGCTACAGTACCGGCCAGAGTGATTTCTCCGAGCAGATTCAGGACTTGCTGGCGCTGCGCGAAAGCCAGGACCGGCACAACGCGCTGCGCGGCATCATCGGCTACTCCGCCGAATTCGAAACCCGTCCGCGCAGCGATGTCGATTTCGCGTTCGTGGCCGCCACGCCGACCCAGGCCCGCTCGATCCGCTCGCAGTTCCGTTACTTCCACGCCTCCGAACTGCCGATCTACGCCACCTCCATCGCCTATGACGGCAAGCGCGACCCCTCCAATGATCTCAGCGGACTGCGCTTTTGCGACATGCCCTGGATGCTGGACCGCAGCGGCCCGTGGCACGCACTGCGCGCACAGATCCAGCCCAGTCTGAGCCCGGCACTGAGTTCTCAGACGCGCCTGCTGGCGCTGGGCTACGACGCCTACAAGCTGGCCGAGGCGCTCCAGGCTGGCCAGCTGTTTGCCGGCCGTTCGATCGACGGCGCCAGCGGATCATTGTCTCTGGACAACGGCAACAAGGTATCGCGCCATCTGCAGTGCGCCATCATCCAGAATGGCGGTCTGCGCATGCTGCCGACGCCGTCGGCAGCGCAGCCCAG